The Solanum lycopersicum chromosome 9, SLM_r2.1 genome window below encodes:
- the LOC101268500 gene encoding probable glutathione S-transferase, translating to MVDVKLLGLWYSPASHKVEWALKLKGVKYEFIEENLQNKSPLLLESNPVHKKIPILIHNGKPICESMIILEYIDETFEGPSILPKDPYDRALARFWAKFLDDKVGAMVNTFLLKGEEQEKGKKEVCEMLNVLDNELKGKKFFVGDKFGYADMAANFVGYWLGVFQEASGVVLVTSEKFSNFCVWRDEYVNCSQVKEYLPPRNDLLAFVEARTQASASKA from the exons ATGGTAGATGTGAAGTTGCTTGGTCTATGGTATAGCCCTGCTAGTCATAAAGTTGAGTGGGCTCTCAAATTAAAGGGAgtgaaatatgaatttatagaaGAAAATCTTCAAAACAAGAGCCCTCTACTTCTAGAATCAAATCCTGTTCACAAAAAAATTCCTATTCTCATTCACAATGGCAAGCCCATTTGTGAGTCTATGATCATTCTTGAATACATCGACGAGACATTTGAAGGCCCTTCCATTTTACCTAAAGATCCTTATGATCGAGCTTTAGCTCGTTTTTGGGCTAAATTTCTCGATGATAAG GTGGGAGCAATGGTAAATACTTTTTTACTCAAAGGAGAGGAGCAAGAGAAAGGTAAAAAGGAAGTTTGTGAAATGTTGAATGTTCTTGATAATGAGCTAAAGGGTAAAAAGTTCTTTGTGGGTGACAAATTTGGATATGCTGATATGGCTGCGAATTTTGTTGGATATTGGCTAGGAGTTTTTCAAGAAGCCTCTGGAGTTGTATTAGTAACGAgtgaaaaattttcaaatttttgtgtTTGGAGAGACGAATATGTTAATTGCAGTCAAGTCAAGGAATATCTACCTCCAAGAAATGATTTGCTTGCTTTTGTCGAAGCTCGGACTCAAGCTTCTGCTTCTAAAGCATAA
- the LOC101268788 gene encoding rop guanine nucleotide exchange factor 7-like produces MEKGVPLQFQPQLKHFIPINTCKNSKNCTLFSVFKFQVCNSIKNLYQKSKGFGSKRFDFDGVVEENSVFLDDKMEVLTEKSDGVEGKVEFCEENDIKIESFVYEEEGIESSVSSDFLVSEGTVNDEEHSSSEDSCSPPSIVWHVQKKASSEGTEQPHVDKRKLEKQGSCLSEVEMMKERFSKLLLGEDMSGCGNGVCTALVISNAITNLCATLFGQIWRLEPLPSEKRLMWRREMEWLLCVSDYIVELTPSWQTFPDGTKLEVMTSRPRLDLYANLPALRKLDNMLLEILDSFRKTEFWYVDQGLSAEEADGSSSFRNPLPRQEDKWWLPVPRVPIDGLSENAKKQLQHKRDCTNQILKAVMAINSNTLADMEVPESYVENLPKNGKASLGDLIHRYITSDQFSPECLLECLDLSSEHQALEIANRVEASIYVWRRRTQAKSSLLRSNSKSSWEMVKDLMIDVDKRDLLADRAESLLLCLRQRFPGLPQTTLDMSKIQHNKDVGKSILESYSRVLESLAFNIVARIDDLIYVDNLTKLSDQFVPISKVGIISHKTIGTPISVHISGSQIKAPFTTPISSSQHIRPAKGDGSQFLDNNVKTSQFGFGVKKMLNDYWSVDSNGKDISNELKRSDSATASVGSSSSECSRETVSPSTHDSLREA; encoded by the exons ATGGAAAAAGGGGTTCCTTTACAATTTCAGCCACAGCTCAAGCATTTTATTCCTATAAACACTTGTAAAAATTCCAAGAATTGTACCCTTTTTTCTGTATTCAAATTCCAGGTCTGCAATTCTATCAAGAATCTGTATCAAAAATCAAAAGGGTTTGGTAGTAAAAGATTTGATTTTGATGGGGTTGTAGAGGAAAACTCTGTTTTTCTTGATGATAAAATGGAGGTTTTGACTGAAAAGAGTGATGGGGTAGAAGGGAAAGTTGAGTTTTGTGAGGAGAATGACATAAAAATTGAGTCTTTTGTGTATGAGGAGGAGGGTATAGAGAGTAGTGTAAGTTCTGATTTCTTAGTTTCTGAAGGAACTGTGAATGATGAAGAACATAGTAGCTCTGAAGATTCATGTTCACCCCCTTCAATTGTTTGGCATGTTCAGAAGAAAGCCAGTTCTGAAGGAACGGAGCAACCCCATGTGGATAAAAGGAAGTTGGAGAAACAAGGGTCTTGTTTATCAG AGGTTGAGATGATGAAGGAAAGATTTTCAAAGTTGCTGCTTGGTGAAGACATGTCTGGTTGTGGAAATGGGGTTTGCACAGCACTTGTAATTTCAAATGCTATAACTAATTTATGTG CTACACTTTTTGGACAAATTTGGAGATTGGAACCTTTACCTTCAGAGAAGAGGTTAATGTGGAGGAGAGAAATGGAATGGCTTCTTTGTGTTAGTGATTACATTGTAGAATTGACACCCTCTTGGCAGACATTTCCTGATGGCACTAAGCTTGAG GTGATGACTTCTAGGCCGCGGTTGGATCTTTATGCCAACCTTCCAGCACTCCGAAAACTAGATAATATGCTTCTT GAGATTTTGGACAGTTTTAGAAAAACAGAATTCTGGTATGTCGACCAGGGGCTCTCAGCTGAAGAAGCTGATGGATCGTCCTCATTTCGGAATCCTCTCCCTCGTCAAGAGGATAAGTGGTGGCTTCCTGTTCCAAGAGTTCCCATCGATGGTCTTAGCGAAAATGCAAAAAAACAGTTGCAGCACAAACGCGACTGCACAAACCAAATCTTGAAAGCTGTAATGGCAATTAACAGCAACACCTTAGCTGATATGGAGGTGCCTGAATCATATGTTGAGAATCTTCCTAAG AATGGAAAAGCTAGCTTAGGTGATCTTATCCACCGATATATAACCTCAGATCAATTTTCACCTGAATGTTTGCTCGAATGCCTTGATTTGTCGTCTGAGCATCAAGCATTAGAAATAGCAAACCGAGTAGAGGCCTCAATTTACGTGTGGCGCAGAAGAACTCAGGCAAAATCCAGTCTCCTTCGATCCAATTCAAAGTCCTCGTGGGAAATGGTTAAAGATTTGATGATTGATGTTGATAAGAGGGATCTGCTTGCAGATAGAGCTGAAAGCCTTTTGCTTTGCTTAAGACAAAGGTTTCCTGGTCTTCCTCAGACCACCTTAGACATGAGCAAGATCCAACATAACAAG GATGTTGGTAAATCAATCCTGGAGAGCTACTCAAGAGTTCTTGAGAGCCTAGCATTCAATATTGTGGCTCGTATCGATGATCTTATTTACGTGGATAATTTAACCAAGCTCTCAGACCAGTTTGTTCCAATCTCCAAAGTAGGCATCATTTCTCATAAAACCATTGGAACTCCAATCTCAGTACACATCTCAGGTAGTCAGATCAAAGCTCCTTTCACGACACCAATCTCGTCTTCCCAGCATATTCGTCCAGCAAAAGGAGACGGATCACAATTCCTTGACAACAACGTCAAGACTTCTCAGTTTGGTTTTGGCGTGAAAAAGATGTTGAATGATTATTGGAGCGTTGATTCTAATGGGAAGGACATCAGCAATGAACTTAAGAGATCAGATTCAGCAACAGCATCGGTAGGCTCTTCTTCCTCTGAATGTTCAAGAGAAACTGTAAGTCCATCGACACATGACTCACTCAGAGAAGCATAA